The sequence tccccaccaccaccactacttccaccaccagtaaaagcacctccaccaccagcaccagcgtccccaccaccaccactacttccaccaccagcaaaagcgtctccaccaccagcaccagcatccccaccaccaccactacttccaccaccagtaaaagcgtctccaccaccaacaccagtgtccccaccaccaccactacttccaccaccagtaaaagcacctccaccaccagcaccagcgtccccaccaccaccactacttccaccaccagtaaaagcgtctccaccaccaacaccagcgtccccaccaccagcactacttccaccaccagtaaaagcgtctccaccaccagcaccagtgtccccaccaccaccactacttccaccaccagcaaaagcacctccaccaccagcagcagcgtcCCCAGCACTACTTCaaccaccagcagcagcgtccccaccacaagcagcagcgtccccaccaccaccactacttccaccaccagcaaaagcgtccccaccaccagcactaCTTCCACCACCAGCAAAAGCGTCCCGACCACCAGCACAACTTCAACCACAAgcagcagcgtccccaccaccagcactacttccaccaccagcaaaagcgtccccaccaccagcactaCTTCCACCACCAGCAAAAGCGTCCCGACCACCAGCACAACTTCaaccaccagcagcagcgtccccaccacaagcactacttccaccaccagtaaaagcgtctccaccaccagcaacagcatccccaccaccagcactactttcaccaccagcaccagcgtccCCAGCACCAGCGTCCCCACCACAAGCACTACTTCCACAACCAGTAAAAGCATCTCCACAACCAGCaccagcgtccccaccaccagcactacttccaccaccagtaaaagtgtctccagcaccagcgtccccaccaccagcattacttccaccaccagcaccagcgtccccaccaccagcacaacttcaaccaccagcagcagcgtccccaccaccagcactacttccaccaccagcaaaagcgtctccaccaccagcaccagcatccCCACCACCAGCAAAAGCATCTCTAGCACCATcagcagcgtccccaccaccagcacaacttcaaccaccagcagcagcgtccccaccacaagcaccagcgtccccaccaccagcacaacttcaaccaccaccagcagcagtgtccccaccaccagtaaaagcgtttccaccaccagctacagcgtccccaccaccagcagtACTTCCACCAC comes from Denticeps clupeoides chromosome 11, fDenClu1.1, whole genome shotgun sequence and encodes:
- the LOC114799696 gene encoding mucin-5AC-like; translation: MVSFCEAPAPVTTVATTTTSTTSKSTSTTSTTSTTSKSVSTTSTSVPTTTTTSTTSKSISTTSTSVPTTTTTSTTSKSVSTTSTSIPTTTTTSTTSKSVSTTSTSIPTTTTTSTTSKSVSTTNTSVPTTTTTSTTSKSTSTTSTSVPTTTTTSTTSKSVSTTSTSIPTTTTTSTTSKSVSTTNTSVPTTTTTSTTSKSTSTTSTSVPTTTTTSTTSKSVSTTNTSVPTTSTTSTTSKSVSTTSTSVPTTTTTSTTSKSTSTTSSSVPSTTSTTSSSVPTTSSSVPTTTTTSTTSKSVPTTSTTSTTSKSVPTTSTTSTTSSSVPTTSTTSTTSKSVPTTSTTSTTSKSVPTTSTTSTTSSSVPTTSTTSTTSKSVSTTSNSIPTTSTTFTTSTSVPSTSVPTTSTTSTTSKSISTTSTSVPTTSTTSTTSKSVSSTSVPTTSITSTTSTSVPTTSTTSTTSSSVPTTSTTSTTSKSVSTTSTSIPTTSKSISSTISSVPTTSTTSTTSSSVPTTSTSVPTTSTTSTTTSSSVPTTSKSVSTTSYSVPTTSSTSTTSKCVSTTSSSVPTNSSTSTTRKSVSTTSSSVPTTSRTSTTIKSISTTSDSVSTTSYSIPITIKSVPTTSYSVPTTSYSIPTNSKTVSPPSEKSVSTTSNSVPISSYSVPTTSYSVPITSKSISTTSYSIPSYSVLPTSYSVHSTSKSVPTTSYSVPNTSYNVSTIS